A region of Argentina anserina chromosome 5, drPotAnse1.1, whole genome shotgun sequence DNA encodes the following proteins:
- the LOC126793890 gene encoding uncharacterized protein LOC126793890 produces the protein MVQKRPLDDEQIFVSLKHPRQVGHSKELVSFSESVFPGDVSKPQALEDGLERRNNGGDENVSGDVYASLPRVGEDIKSSAPGSFITSSWTTSTTREEDPFPQAPCHGFYFPEYFNPERPIRTLASEDIYSFLLDHSPRKSASIGPEHQAVIPQWGVVDSDLENEKRLMGTCVIPMPESQLSTDNEFIVGNGRTDCSCEDRASIRCVRQHILEAREKLTKNVGPEKFAELGFCDMGEQVAEKWSDDEENLFHQVVFSNPASLDKNFWDNLSAVFPSRTKKEIVSYYFNVFMLRKRARQNRYDPVNVDSDNDEWEGSTVHGDDEPGVTEDDDSVIDSPGCQDDPGFNRSWGGDIQEYDEDVVGDTCDNVNVDISGNLVNNGCSSPTVQFQKNIAWDEKGDQEVQDDSCTSFEAGLTSQDNQLRSENVAHWEVGCFNGTRKLGDHEYVLEPCDAKVWDVGYSTYRKNKVDFLPTCSMIEEVFGKDSWNNYKARDGKKLS, from the exons ATGGTACAGAAGCGTCCTCTTGATGATGAGCAAATTTTTGTTTCTCTCAAGCACCCAAGACAAGTGGGACATAGTAAAGAACTTGTTTCTTTCTCAGAATCTGTTTTTCCTGGAGATGTTTCCAAGCCGCAGGCTTTAG AGGATGGATTGGAAAGACGCAACAATGGAGGTGATGAGAATGTTTCTGGTGATGTCTATGCTAGTCTTCCGAGAGTTGGGGAGGACATTAAGAGCAGTGCCCCTGGCAGCTTCATTACCTCCTCATGGACCACCAGCACAACTCGGGAAGAAGATCCTTTTCCCCAAGCACCATGTCATGGATTTTATTTCCCAGAGTACTTTAATCCAGAGCGCCCGATAAGGACTTTGGCTTCCGAGGatatttattcttttcttttggatCACTCTCCAAGAAAGTCGGCCTCCATTGGACCAGAGCATCAAGCTGTTATTCCACAATGGGGAGTTGTGGACTCTGACCTTGAGAATGAGAAACGACTGATGGGTACTTGTGTTATTCCGATGCCTGAATCTCAATTATCTACTGACAATGAATTCATAGTTGGAAATGGTAGAACCGATTGCAGCTGTGAAGATAGGGCTTCTATCAGATGTGTTAGGCAGCACATTCTGGAAGCAAGAGAAAAACTTACAAAGAACGTTGGGCCAGAGAAATTTGCTGAGTTAGGATTTTGTGATATGGGAGAGCAAGTGGCTGAGAAATGGAGCGATGATGAGGAAAACTTATTCCACCAGGTTGTCTTTTCAAATCCAGCGTCATTGGACAAGAACTTCTGGGACAATCTTTCAGCTGTCTTCCCCTCGCGAACAAAAAAGGAGATTGTTAGTTACTATTTCAATGTCTTTATGCTGAGGAAAAGAGCTCGGCAGAACAGATATGACCCAGTAAACGTAGACAGTGACAATGATGAATGGGAGGGAAGTACTGTTCATGGTGATGATGAACCTGGAGTGACAGAGGATGATGACTCAGTTATTGACTCTCCTGGATGTCAAGATGATCCTGGGTTCAATAGAAGTTGGGGTGGTGATATTCAGGAGTACGATGAGGATGTTGTGGGTGATACTTGTGATAATGTAAATGTAGATATTTCTGGGAATCTGGTTAATAATGGTTGTTCCAGCCCGACGGTTCAGTTTCAGAAAAACATTGCTTGGGATGAAAAGGGAGATCAGGAGGTCCAAGACGATTCATGCACTTCCTTTGAGGCAGGTCTCACCTCCCAAGATAATCAGCTGAGGTCTGAAAATGTTGCTCATTGGGAAGTTGGTTGTTTTAATGGGACTAGGAAGCTAGGTGACCATGAATATGTTTTGGAGCCTTGTGATGCTAAAGTTTGGGACGTTGGGTATTCGACGTACCGGAAAAATAAGGTGGACTTTTTACCAACTTGTAGTATGATTGAAGAGGTTTTCGGAAAAGATTCTTGGAATAATTACAAAGCAAGAGATGGTAAGAAGTTGAGTTAG